The Mytilus galloprovincialis chromosome 4, xbMytGall1.hap1.1, whole genome shotgun sequence genome contains a region encoding:
- the LOC143073368 gene encoding uncharacterized protein LOC143073368 isoform X6 gives MDFQNPDSYHESGVLETILEEPGEVDINMDSNIENMDKDKLVQHVQGLEQTANELQQKVITLQQEKETMETKLKHHGTLEEREQMEVMEAKVQEVEEDGGEASPRHRAGSFDSNYSSRDMSNTSLDLSGEANLSFMSNTDHSNAFAENCVDFETLSRETNSTLSRIFDTQNMSSSDLSQLKIHLNMLSQEVCKMHAGNVSLKNELHNSSVRQEELEQDENKLVQIMTLYKSLQDQVNQFDVTEKQLREKLKLTENSLAELEQSESQLRERTLKAEEKEHSARRQTHEYLSKIGELKEIILDKDMVESKLSEKVTILGKAELISTEKIKELEARNNELKQRLDLKEEFEADVTFEKNLNDTISELQSENDSLTMRCSELEENEEILRINWEKSAQEHINRIQSLEDKIESLEFSNIELKSKLEEQDTEADAHRPSLALELSEVDQSKGDSQINQTIEFLLHRINNLESTLSSLEEAKNTKIESLQEQIAKLKENEIRLSETVSEMEREEKELKSQLQFNQGKRYSNDAVVQYEGKIHELHRSQENLLEHLDSMEDHESNLKERMREMEEKYERKIEHLEKEIANYIEQEQVFTEKISEFEKFETEMMEKLDAADEENQQLAEENRQLIDKVLKTNHLDTELVESETSGINGQTEMIDQLNNELSEIKTEKCRVDELLQRTETELQQVQLENDDLNERLIELDSSEQECLEKLHKYEHQGAELTHLRKKVDVLEDAEIKLMDRVTELEEIEQGLRAQLDNNNKDVQLGDQETDTNDLNDNIPSLLTEIPLNDTCVEEFCVKSLAVISESKTDHLRCDKQTDTIDLMDVRCDGSNSPGKVTGLFERLQDLENENTSLTEKLSSLTSTDKQVRQLSEKIKMLEGSEDKLMERVMELEEIEDRVKGELKRAKAAENRLGEVEQELSDVQKTMEDMEYKVESLELENNTLRNELNSSGVSQVHSEANIEKILELEHAKAYLTKERDNLLLHLSEEKTKALKADNDLKELQNKFNEIQTKLDETEISEKSLKENLNSLEKEKEKLLDTVDDLEHKVKTSEEDIEQFDLLKDKLDEKIQRLENELAQVEESEFALKKDNIEVHKLNDQLTQGNKDLEGQLEETRNKLRVTEDAKTETESKLENSEKSNLELQSNLESVQKSKDEIEKTIKDAIESKKTAERKMEFAEISRQQMENKLKEMDKLYEEVQSNLENSKKTILSLKRKSLTAETSGMEFQLKVEKANKAKNDAEKQLEIVRKSNSYLQSKVMKGSGSRFSSDNNQNSVESIHTDTCMTCGSNLKLPKQLSTFQGGLDDLVQDYRDQLELDTSSSTDCTLPSHLMTLDEPFQVIMKDLMTCKLCIQTRITGLQEQEKSLRDANKLLENHYKSEIEELNKSIATVQKDKVTLQEELSVLEEKPQESCQKLEEKLPQNVETVDSSSQTDTSDENQVREPLTMTGEMEEPEDILRQRIMELEKLEKHLKKQVSDLENDREELHDIARKDKALIHEQNVKIRELQLAEKTLKVQVSSYEASENKLYKKVGELENEISKMEDRISDLEILEMRLKELVRKYKLDEEVWLSKSVNLETSVSELTVSEYNLKKQLESVQKEKLSYSEKSEYLALRLKELENAEANLVQRMKDQENKEKALNQRLGELESSGSSTEAQAMELHNSNIVLTQQLNQAIQENGALVHQTSQLQSQLIMLDQQCVSLHEAYSQLKEEKHVLEKSEKDLEGRVKAKRLSGVDIEEQLHKLEENEKTLKEKISTLQRSENRLKYKVQQIESLDSQELSEVSESKIPHKLEECQQRLVILRKQNIHLKSRLLEYQDLASSKSVVKLPQREYKQMEACVALIEHTEAQLHKVEQLNAQLQQRVDQLLQGKQAPETEEEMKILKERLKQNEVHLQIFRQLAIDGQWDEILPILNSVNLIKGYRPVESAGLPTEGRKTVTSMAGQPLEELTKQMVSTDLHMARYPDDQSDDSMVDEYITPVELSCAELEVTEDGHFILLNQSKRGTDQSKPTAEEKRKLINDLISHLDKDSDDLDSSIEEIHWKKVESLLPVKSQERKWITVGQATSLHSSKPGDTRNKEEELVLSLELPSESEGMTQNGTDSNTSSPVLKRRKFLSADGTDKLKSHSGQHHTMPPSTVSKTPDSLSYYLPSSEHNSGDDMHGFVEEIKSHAAPINYAAPRTGSLHDSGHVTASTGRGTSLRERIMEIGKTLEKKAAPNSEISDEEESLFTWKTKAYEARRNFDNAEKEMKHSKDEINKLEKELEEKCRHIEILEAFVEMLQKILCNKENKKDREVLNEIEVEVHRMKEKLTDQVTGSTGSDVTTQLKRKDRELQAKRNEVDSLLVELRQWQEECRTIEDMRVNALEALHCLEQEVSETHTSEKHLKQDYNNLHEQLQFMDSEARSLKVERDQLRFEIIQLKEKAKNFSHLDFEKNSLDDKMQSVSRLLDCKTETVNNQMKEVKELKVSIISLEEEKYHLQRKLRDYVNIQTRISTLETNKEDLTKNIAILKARISHLSQKCKEKDSLLRRLKDEFCQGSGKSSALLEELKVMESYMDKQDNESPSMLSNGKVPDQNDRHLISEQFVQGEIPKNPHFTVVSDYDPSMFSKSNSPRLELQLKKGDNVLITGPLDDRGYFEAEVNGKVGLVPAAYLGRAPVNGHHFPIANDRRWQQYDKPPNHLDTSPENIVQMYGQLVKQGKSGCSSPKFNGLRKTTGQNIKQVTVVPDPPQDFQAVETERGITLSWKPPATPVTGYKIFVDGKLHRHLTKASITRLVLHSISMDRDHIFGIESVCDRQVSEIIDIFYGDNDSREDRVLTSHEFIKLHQRQYLGIYDYDPQKQSPRADTSQELAFSAGDSITIYGEERRDGYFYGCVDGHYGLVPSYFVEEIPKTNRQKFNVDSHKYNTR, from the exons GAAAATTCTTTAGCTGAGTTAGAACAGAGCGAATCTCAGTTACGAGAGAGGACCTTGAAGGCTGAGGAAAAAGAACATAGCGCTAGGAGACAGACTCATGAGTATTTATCCAAAATTGGGGAGTTGAAGGAAATTATATTAGATAAAGATATGGTGGAAAGCAAACTGAGTGAGAAG GTTACTATTTTGGGAAAGGCAGAACTGATATCCACAGAAAAAATAAAGGAGTTGGAGGCTAGAAACAATGAATTGAAACAGAGGCTTGATTTGAAAGAGGAATTTGAGGCAGACGTTACTTTTGAGAAAAATCTAAACGACACAATATCAGAACTTCAATCTGAAAATGATTCTTTGACAATGAGATGTTCAGAACTGGAAGAAAATGAGGAAATATTAAGAATTAATTGGGAGAAAAGTGCTCAAGAACATATCAATAGGATACAATCTTTAGAGGATAAAATAGAAAGTTTAGAGTTTAGTAATATTGAACTGAAGAGTAAATTGGAAGAGCAGGATACTGAAGCAGATGCACACCGACCATCATTAGCTCTTGAACTTTCAGAAGTTGACCAATCAAAAGGTGATTCTCAAATTAATCAAACCATTGAGTTTTTGCTCCACAggattaataatttagaaagtaCATTAAGTTCATTGGAGGAGgcaaagaatacaaaaattgaaagtttacaagaacaaattgcaaaattaaaagagAATGAAATTAGATTGAGTGAGACTGTTAGTGAAATGGAACGTGAAGAAAAAGAATTGAAAAGTCAATTACAATTTAATCAAGGGAAAAGGTATTCAAATGATGCTGTTGTACAGTATGAAGGGAAAATCCATGAATTACATCGGTCACAGGAAAATCTCCTGGAGCATTTAGATTCAATGGAAGATCACGAGTCAAACTTGAAAGAAAGGATGAGAGAAATGGAGGAAAAATATGAAAGAAAGATTGAACATCTAGAGAAAGAAATAGCAAATTACATAGAACAGGAACAGGTATTTACAGAGAAAATAagtgaatttgagaaatttgaaacaGAAATGATGGAAAAGTTAGATGCTGCTGATGAAGAAAATCAACAATTAGCAGAAGAAAATCGGCAACTTATTGACAAAGTGTTAAAAACCAATCACCTTGATACCGAATTAGTGGAAAGTGAAACATCTGGAATTAATGGTCAAACTGAAATGATTGATCAATTAAATAATGAATTAagtgaaataaaaactgaaaAGTGTCGTGTAGATGAACTCTTACAAAGAACTGAAACTGAACTGCAACAAGTCCAGTTGGAAAATGACGATTTAAATGAACGCTTGATCGAACTTGATTCATCCGAGCAGGAATGTTTAGAAAAATTACATAAATACGAACATCAAGGTGCAGAATTAACACACCTCCGTAAAAAGGTAGATGTACTAGAAGATGCTGAGATAAAGTTAATGGATAGAGTGACTGAACTTGAAGAGATAGAGCAGGGCCTTAGGGCTCAGTTAGACAATAATAACAAGGATGTTCAATTAGGTGATCAAGAAACTGACACGAATGACCTGAATGATAACATTCCATCATTGTTGACAGAAATCCCTCTTAATGACACTTGTGTTGAGGAATTCTGTGTTAAATCCCTGGCTGTAATCTCTGAAAGTAAGACTGACCACTTACGTTGTGATAAACAAACTGATACCATTGATCTTATGGATGTAAGATGTGACGGATCAAACAGTCCTGGTAAGGTCACTGGACTGTTTGAACGCTTACAAGatcttgaaaatgaaaatacaagTTTGACGGAGAAATTGTCTAGTTTAACATCAACTGATAAACAAGTGAGACAGTTATcggaaaaaattaaaatgttggaAGGATCTGAGGATAAATTAATGGAGAGAGTCATGGAGTTGGAAGAAATTGAAGATCGTGTCAAGGGAGAGTTAAAACGAGCAAAAGCAGCGGAGAATCGTCTTGGTGAAGTTGAACAAGAATTGTCTGACGTACAAAAAACAATGGAAGATATGGAATACAAAGTGGAAAGTTTAGAATTAGAAAATAACACGTTAAGAAATGAACTTAATTCCTCGGGTGTTAGCCAAGTACATAGTGAAGCAAACATTGAAAAGATCCTGGAACTTGAGCATGCTAAAGCTTATCTGACCAAAGAGAGAGATAACTTATTGTTGCATTTATCTGAGGAGAAAACTAAAGCTTTGAAAGCTGACAATGATTTAAAGGAATTGCaaaataaattcaatgaaattcaaactaaactggatgaaactgaaatttcagaaaaaagtttgaaagaaaATCTGAATTCTTTAGAAAAGGAAAAAGAGAAATTGTTAGACACTGTTGATGATTTAGAACATAAAGTTAAGACATCAGAAGAAGATATAgaacaatttgatttattaaaagataaattgGATGAAAAAATTCAAAGACTTGAAAATGAATTGGCTCAAGTGGAGGAAAGTGAGTTTGCATTGAAAAAGGACAATATTGAGGTACACAAACTTAATGACCAACTAACGCAGGGGAATAAGGACTTGGAGGGTCAATTGGAGGAGACCAGAAATAAGTTACGTGTGACAGAGGATGCTAAAACAGAGACAGAATCAAAACTGGAAAATTCCGAAAAATCAAATCTTGAATTACAATCAAATTTAGAAAGTGTTCAAAAATCAAAAGATGAAATTGAAAAAACAATTAAGGATGCAATTGAATCAAAGAAAACTGCAGAAAGAAAAATGGAATTTGCCGAAATTTCACGACAGCAAATGGAGAATAAACTTAAAGAGATGGACAAACTTTATGAAGAAGTGCAATCAAATTTAGAAAATTCTAAAAAGACAATTCTaagtttaaaaagaaaatcattaaCTGCTGAAACATCAGGTATGGAATTTCAGCTTAAAGTAGAAAAAGCTAACAAGGCAAAGAATGATGCTGAAAAACAATTAGAAATAGTACGAAAATCAAATAGCTATTTACAATCAAAAGTAATGAAAGGATCGGGATCAAGATTTAGTTCTGATAATAATCAAAACTCTGTGGAAAGTATCCacacagatacatgtatgacatgtGGATCAAATCTGAAACTTCCGAAACAGTTATCCACATTCCAGGGTGGATTAGATGATTTAGTTCAGGACTATAGGGACCAATTAGAACTGGATACTTCTTCATCCACTGACTGTACACTCCCAAGTCATCTG atgacCTTAGACGAACCATTCCAAGTGATAATGAAAGATCTTATGACATGTAAACTTTGTATACAGACCAGAATTACTGGTCTACAGGAACAAGAAAAGTCACTCAG AGATGCTAACAAATTGTTAGAGAACCATTACAAGTCCGAGATAGAGGAATTGAATAAATCTATAGCAACAGTCCAAAAAGATAAAGTTACACTCCAGGAAGAATTATCTGTGTTAGAGGAGAAACCACAAGAATCCTGTCAAAAACTAGAGGAAAAATTACCTCAGAATGTAGAAACTGTAGACAGTTCTAGTCAAACTGATACCTCAGACGAAAACCAAGTCAGAGAACCATTAACCATGACGGGGGAGATGGAAGAACCAGAAGATATTCTTCGGCAGAGAATCATGGAGttagaaaaattagaaaaacatttaaagaaacaG gTATCAGATTTAGAAAATGATAGAGAAGAATTACACGATATTGCAAGGAAAGACAAAGCATTGATTCATGAACAGAATGTGAAAATAAGGGAACTACAGCTAGCGGAGAAAACATTAAAGGTGCAAGTCTCAAGTTATGAAGCCTCGGAAAATAAATTATACAAGAAAGTTGGAGAACTTGAAAATGAAATAAGCAAAATGGAGGACAGGATCAGTGATCTTGAAATTCTAGAAATGAGACTGAAAGAACTCGTTAGGAAATATAAACTGGATGAAGAAGTGTGGTTATCAAAATCTGTCAATTTGGAAACGTCAGTCTCAGAATTAACTGTCTCggaatataatttgaaaaagCAATTAGAAAGTGTTCAAAAGGAAAAATTAAGTTATTCAGAAAAATCAGAATATTTGGCATTACGATTGAAGGAATTAGAAAATGCTGAAGCTAATTTAGTTCAAAGAATGAAGGAccaagaaaacaaagaaaaagctCTGAATCAAAGACTTGGGGAATTAGAAAGTTCGGGAAGTAGCACAGAAGCACAAGCTATGGAACTTCATAATTCAAACATAGTGTTGACACAACAATTAAATCAAGCTATTCAGGAAAATGGTGCTTTAGTCCATCAGACGTCTCAGTTGCAAAGTCAGCTGATCATGTTAGATCAGCAGTGTGTTTCCTTACATGAAGCTTACTCACAACTCAAGGAAGAAAAACATGTGTTAGAAAAGTCTGAGAAGGATTTGGAAGGTAGAGTGAAGGCTAAACGTTTGTCTGGAGTTGATATCGAGGAACAATTACATAAACTGGAGGAAAATGAGAaaacattgaaagaaaaaatcAGTACATTACAGAGAAGTGAAAATAGATTGAAGTATAAGGTTCAACAAATTGAAAGTCTTGACAGTCAG GAATTATCGGAGGTGTCCGAAAGTAAAATTCCTCACAAACTGGAGGAATGTCAACAGAGATTGGTCATTCTGAGGAAACAGAATATTCACTTGAAGAGCAGATTACTGGAGTACCAGGATCTAGCGTCTTCAAAGTCAGTAGTCAAACTCCCACAGAGGGAGTATAAACAGATGGAGGCATGTGTGGCCCTGATAGAGCATACAGAAGCTCAGTTACATAAAGTTGAGCAGTTGAATGCTCAATTACAACAAAGAGTTGACCAGCTGCTACAGGGAAAG CAAGCTCCTGAAACTGAAGaagaaatgaaaattttaaaggaaagatTGAAACAGAATGAAGTTCATCTTCAG ATTTTCAGACAGCTTGCTATAGATGGTCAATGGGATGAGATTCTCCCTATATTAAATTCAG TGAATTTAATAAAAGGCTATCGACCTGTGGAATCAGCTGGTCTCCcaacagagggacgaaagactGTTACCTCTATGGCTGGTCAACCTTTAGAAGAACTGACCAAACAGATGGTCAGTACTGACCTACATATGGCCAGATACCCTGATGACCAGTCAGATGATAGTATGGTAGATGAGTATATAACTCCG GTAGAACTAAGTTGTGCTGAGTTAGAGGTCACTGAGGACGGACATTTTATTCTCTTGAATCAG AGTAAAAGGGGTACAGATCAAAGTAAACCTACAGCAGAGGAGAAGAGGAAATTAATAAATGATCTTATCAGCCATCTTGATAAAGATAGTGATGACCTTGACAGCTCCATAGAGGAGATTCATTGGAAAAAGGTTGAATCACTACTCCCTGTGAAATCACAGGAGAGAAAATGGATAACAGTTGGGCAAGCAACTAGTTTACATTCCAGCAAACCAGGTGATACCAGGAACAAAGAAGAGGAACTGGTTCTCAGTCTAGAATTACCTTCAGAGAGTGAAGGAATGACACAGAATGGCACAGATTCCAATACGTCAAGTCCTGTCCTGAAAAGAAGAAAGTTCCTTTCAGCAGACGGCACTGACAAGTTAAAGTCACACTCAGGACAACACCACACGATGCCTCCATCAACAGTCTCTAAGACTCCTGATAGTCTATCGTACTATCTACCAAGCTCAGAACACAATAGTGGGGATgacatgcatg GTTTTGTAGAAGAGATAAAAAGCCATGCTGCCCCCATTAATTATGCTGCTCCAAGAACAGGTAGTCTCCATGACAGTGGTCATGTGACTGCCTCGACAGGAAGAGGCACATCTCTGCGGGAGCGAATTATGGAAATTGGAAAAACTCTAGAG AAAAAAGCAGCTCCTAATTCAGAAATATCAGATGAAGAAGAGAGTCTGTTTACATGGAAGACAAAG GCTTATGAAGCCAGAAGAAATTTTGATAATGCAGAGAAAGAAATGAAACACAGTAAAGATGAG attaACAAGTTAGAGAAAGAACTTGAAGAAAAATGTAGACACATAGAAATTTTAGAAGCTTTTGTAGAAATGTTACAGAAAATACTTTGTAACAAA GAGAATAAAAAAGATAGAGAAGTGCTAAATGAAATTGAAGTTGAGGTGCACAGAATGAAAGAAAAACTTACTGATCAGGTGACAGGTAGTACAGGAAGTGATGTCACAACACAACTCAAACGTAAAGACAGAGAACTTCAAGCAAAG AGAAATGAAGTTGACAGTTTATTGGTGGAGTTAAGACAATGGCAGGAGGAGTGTAGAACAATAGAGGATATGAGAGTTAATGCCCTTGAAGCTTTACATTGTCTAGAACAAGAAGTATCAGAAACACACACATCAGAAAAACACCTGAAGCAAGACTATAATAACCTGCACGAACAG CTGCAATTCATGGATAGTGAAGCTCGTTCATTGAAAGTTGAAAGGGATCAACTCAGATTTGAAATTATTCAGTTGAAAGAGAAAGCCAAAAACTTTAGTCATCTGGACTTTGAGAAAAATAGCCTTGACGACAAAATGCAAAGTGTTTCAAGACTTTTAGACTGCAAG ACTGAGACAGTTAACAACCAAATGAAGGAGGTTAAAGAACTGAAAGTATCGATTATCTCCCTTGAGGAAGAGAAATATCACCTACAGAGAAAACTACGGGATTATGTTAACATTCAGACAAGG ATTTCAACATTAGAAACAAATAAAGAAGATTTAACAAAGAACATTGCTATTTTGAAAGCAAGGATTAGTCATCTGTCACAGAAATGTAAAGAAAAG gACAGCCTTTTACGGCGCCTTAAAGATGAATTTTGCCAGGGATCTGGGAAATCATCAGCTCTGCTAGAGGAGCTTAAAGTTATGGAATCTTATATGGACAAACAAGATAATGAAAGTCCATCAATG ttATCTAATGGTAAAGTCCCTGATCAGAATGACAGACATTTAATATCAGAACAGTTTGTACAAGGAGAGATACCAAAGAATCCACACTTCACAGTAGTATCAGATTATGATCCTTCTATGTTTTCTAAAAGTAACAGTCCTCGACTGGAACTACAACTGAAAAAGGGAGATAATGTCCTCATTACAG GTCCATTAGATGATAGAGGGTATTTTGAGGCTGAGGTTAACGGAAAAGTAGGACTGGTACCAGCAGCTTATTTAGGTAGAGCTCCTGTAAATGGCCACCATTTTCCCATAGCTAATGACAGGCGGTGGCAACAGTATGACAAGCCACCAAACCATCTTGATACCTCACCAGAAAATATTGTTCAGATGTATGGCCAGTTGGTTAAACAAGGGAAATCTGGATGTTCCAGTCCTAAGTTTAATGGATTAAGGAAAACAACAGGTCAAAACATCAAACAAG ttacagTCGTTCCTGATCCACCACAAGATTTCCAGGCCGTGGAAACAGAAAGGGGGATTACTCTGTCATGGAAACCTCCTGCAACACCTGTTACTGGATATAAG ATATTTGTGGATGGCAAACTTCACCGACACCTTACCAAAGCAAGCATAACCAGACTGGTCCTCCACAGTATCAGTATGGACAGGGACCACATATTTGGTATCGAGTCAGTCTGTGACAGACAAGTGTCAGAGATTATAGATATCTTCTACGGAGACAACGATTCTAGAGAGGACAGAGTGTTAACAAGTCATGAATTTATTAAGTTACATCAAAGACAATACTTAGGCATCTATGATTATGACCCACAAAAACAGTCTCCTAGAGCTGATACGTCACAGGAACTGGCATTTAGTGCTGGAGATTCCATAACAATATACGGAGAAGAAAGACGGGATGGATACTTTTATGGTTGT gtTGATGGACATTATGGTTTAGTCCCGTCTTATTTCGTTGAAGAAATTCCAAAGACAAATAGACAG AAATTTAATGTTGATTCTCATAAATACAACACTAGATGA